One window of the Trifolium pratense cultivar HEN17-A07 linkage group LG2, ARS_RC_1.1, whole genome shotgun sequence genome contains the following:
- the LOC123906461 gene encoding probable prolyl 4-hydroxylase 6 — MFQPRFLPLLLFLPCFFSVLFVSSIRLPGLEEDKPTLGSVFGVRKVKFDPTRVIQLSWSPRAFLYKNFLTDEECDHLKELAKDKLEKSMVADNESGKSIQSDVRTSSGMFLSKAQDEIVAGIEDRIAAWTFLPIENGESIQVLHYQNGEKYEPHFDFFHDKDNQRLGGHRVATVLMYLSNVEKGGETIFPYAAGRLSQPKDESWSECAHKGYAVKPRKGDALLFFSLHLNATTDTSSLHGSCPVIEGEKWSATKWIHVADFMKPIRLASDDDGECVDENENCGRWAKVGECEKNPLYMVGNDGVKGKCMKSCNVCSSSSSSS; from the exons ATGTTTCAGCCTCGTTTTCTTCCATTATTACTCTTTCTCCCCTGTTTTTTCTCTGTTCTTTTCGTATCTTCAATTCGATTACCCGGTTTAGAAGAAGATAAACCAAC gcttggatcggtttttggagtAAGAAAAGTGAAGTTTGATCCCACACGTGTCATTCAGCTCTCATGGAGTCCTAG GGCTTTTCTGTACAAGAATTTTTTAACTGATGAAGAATGTGATCATCTTAAAGAGCTG GCCAAGGATAAACTTGAGAAGTCTATGGTGGCGGACAATGAATCTGGTAAAAGTATACAAAGTGATGTCAGAACAAGTTCTGGGATGTTTCTCAGCAAGGCACAG GATGAAATAGTTGCTGGCATCGAAGATCGAATTGCCGCATGGACATTCCTTCCTATAG AGAATGGCGAGTCTATACAAGTATTGCACTACCAGAATGGTGAGAAATATGAACCACATTTTGATTTCTTCCATGACAAGGACAATCAACGACTCGGTGGCCATCGTGTTGCAACAGTGCTGATGTATTTGTCTAATGTTGAGAAGGGTGGAGAAACAATTTTTCCTTATGCCGCG GGCAGGTTGTCGCAGCCAAAGGATGAGAGTTGGTCTGAATGCGCTCACAAAGGATACGCAG TAAAACCTCGTAAGGGTGACGCCTTATTGTTCTTCAGTCTTCATCTGAATGCAACTACAGACACTAGTAGTTTACATGGAAGTTGTCCAGTGATTGAAGGTGAGAAGTGGTCTGCAACAAAGTGGATTCACGTCGCAGACTTTATGAAACCGATACGGCTAGCATCTGACGACGATGGAGAGTGTGTTGATGAGAATGAGAATTGTGGTAGATGGGCTAAAGTTGGTGAATGTGAGAAGAATCCACTTTATATGGTTGGTAATGATGGAGTTAAAGGAAAATGTATGAAGAGTTGCAAtgtttgctcttcttcttcttcttcttcttag
- the LOC123906460 gene encoding transcription factor MYB35, whose product MGRPPCCDKSNVKRGLWTPEEDAKILAYVAKHGIGNWTLVPKIAGLNRCGKSCRLRWTNYLRPDLKHDSFTPQEEELIITLHAAIGSRWSLIAKRLPGRTDNDVKNYWNTKLRKKLMKMGIDPVTHKSVSQVLSDLGSINSLTSTTTQSQMNYVNNNSIMEHTKEEQIQYSLQNEQVQYHQFINQDNFQQQNMLSEVASSSSSSCSSNLTRLSSPISLAQISSNSNFDWSEFLQNDDPFVWQEIQNIQQTDIQRVMSSLSLSGGLMQNEGEISNNNKNNFNGNGNDKQGGSNESLEGVACVASKEYKVNKQCEGKSFSGKSFVDGILDKDNEIRAAFPELLDGSFDY is encoded by the exons ATGGGAAGGCCTCCATGTTGTGATAAATCCAATGTGAAAAGGGGTTTATGGACTCCTGAAGAAGATGCTAAAATTCTTGCTTATGTAGCCAAACATGGAATTGGAAATTGGACTTTGGTTCCAAAGATAGCAG GGCTGAATAGGTGTGGTAAGAGTTGTAGGCTAAGATGGACCAATTATTTAAGACCTGATCTGAAGCATGATAGTTTTACACCTCAAGAAGAAGAGCTTATTATTACCCTTCATGCAGCTATAGGAAGCAG ATGGTCTTTAATTGCAAAAAGACTACCTGGAAGAACAGACAATGATGTCAAGAATTATTGGAACACAAAATTAAGAAAGAAGCTTATGAAAATGGGAATTGATCCAGTAACTCATAAGTCAGTTTCACAAGTACTTTCTGACTTAGGAAGCATTAATAGCCTCACATCAACAACCACTCAAAGCCAAATGAATTATGTCAATAATAATTCAATTATGGAACACACAAAAGAGGAACAAATTCAATATTCATTGCAAAATGAACAAGTTCAATATCACCAATTCATAAACCAAGATAATTTCCAACAACAAAATATGTTAAGTGAAGTTGCATCTTCAAGCTCATCTTCATGTTCCTCTAATTTAACAAGGTTAAGCTCGCCGATTTCGCTAGCTCAAATTAGTTCTAATTCTAACTTTGATTGGAGTGAGTTTCTTCAAAATGACGACCCTTTTGTGTGGcaagaaattcaaaatattcaacaaaCTGACATACAAAGGGTAATGTCGTCATTGAGCCTCTCAGGAGGTTTAATGCAAAATGAAGGTGAAATttccaataataataaaaacaatttcaatGGTAATGGAAATGATAAGCAAGGTGGTTCAAATGAAAGTTTGGAAGGTGTTGCTTGTGTTGCAAGTAAAGAATATAAAGTTAATAAGCAATGTGAAGGAAAATCATTTTCAGGGAAGTCATTTGTGGATGGCATTTTGGACAAGGATAATGAGATAAGGGCAGCATTTCCTGAATTATTGGATGGTTCTTTTGATTATTAA